One Spinacia oleracea cultivar Varoflay chromosome 4, BTI_SOV_V1, whole genome shotgun sequence DNA segment encodes these proteins:
- the LOC130472193 gene encoding uncharacterized protein: MLAQTLACYRCLGHDHFIRDCPKQLTPITRGPFSTNNDHGRNNNNNNNQGGIKRNTPRPPTTGRVFVMRHEEANEDDNVITSTLSIHSSPAHVLFDYGASHSFISPLFAKCSNLKPCCDFHAMSVALPSGEIVKCRSMYRNCPIIIEKIEFLADLIAFDLSEFNIILGTNWLIKYKANLNCSKQSVTLKTPIGDRISFQKLVRKPIIQIVSALKARKIAESDFSGYLL; this comes from the coding sequence ATGCTGGCACAAACACTAGCTTGTTACCGTTGCCTGGGCCATGATCACTTCATCAGGGATTGTCCAAAGCAACTAACACCAATCACAagaggaccattttcaactaaCAATGATCATGGTCgtaacaacaataataacaacaaccaAGGAGGCATAAAGCGGAACACACCTCGACCACCGACGACTGGAAGAGTCTTCGTAATGAGGCACGAAGAGGCAAATGAGGATGATAACGTCATCACTAGTACCCTCTCTATCCATTCTTCCCCTGCCCATGTTCTCTTTGATTATGGAGCTTCACATTCTTTTATTTCTCCATTATTTGCGAAATGTTCaaatttgaaaccatgttgtgactttcatgctatgagtgttgCCCTTCCTAGCggagaaattgtgaaatgtagAAGCATGTATAGAAATTGTCCTATTATAATAGAGAAAATTGAGTTTCTAGCTGACCTAATAGCTTTTGACCTATCGgaatttaatataattttgGGAACGAACTGGTTGATTAAGTATaaagctaaccttaattgttcaAAGCAGAGTGTGACCCTTAAAACTCCAATTGGGGATAGGATTTCATTCCAAAAGTTAGTGAGAAAACCAATTATTCAAATTGTCTCTGCTTTGAAAGCTCGTAAAATAGCTGAGAGTGACTTTTCTGGTTATCTTTTATAG